From a single Photobacterium gaetbulicola Gung47 genomic region:
- a CDS encoding hypothetical protein (COG2363), whose protein sequence is MENKASRWLLVFAALSGAVTVALGAFAAHGLKAQLPPYLLGVFETGVQYQAWHTLAIIGCAILARILPSKGVSYAALFFVAGIILFSGSLYALALTGIKWFGPITPMGGVCFIIGWVALAVAAWRSA, encoded by the coding sequence ATGGAAAATAAAGCAAGCCGCTGGCTATTGGTCTTTGCGGCACTGAGCGGGGCGGTGACCGTCGCGCTGGGCGCGTTCGCTGCCCACGGCCTGAAGGCTCAATTGCCGCCGTATCTGCTCGGGGTCTTCGAAACGGGTGTCCAGTATCAGGCCTGGCACACCTTGGCGATTATCGGTTGTGCAATATTGGCACGCATTCTTCCGTCAAAAGGGGTATCATACGCAGCCCTGTTTTTTGTGGCAGGGATCATACTCTTTAGTGGCAGCCTGTATGCGCTGGCGTTGACGGGTATCAAGTGGTTTGGCCCCATCACCCCGATGGGAGGCGTCTGTTTTATCATAGGCTGGGTAGCGCTTGCAGTGGCTGCCTGGCGTTCAGCTTGA
- a CDS encoding hypothetical protein (COG3571), producing the protein MSETSVTDYIIDMPPSGTYSATFLFAHGAGAGMDHEFMAEIANGLALKGIRVVRFDFPYMVKRREDGKKRPPDRQPKLLLDFQRHIDAFAHEGNLVIGGKSMGGRMASLIVTGVADESPDVANCQDKVKGVACLGFPFHPPGKPENFRGEHLQAMALPTLILQGERDTFGTRSEVEGWHYAPSVEVAFLPDGDHSFKPRKASGHTEPGNRQLAVKALAAFINACTAKE; encoded by the coding sequence ATGTCGGAGACAAGTGTGACTGACTACATCATAGATATGCCGCCAAGCGGCACGTACAGCGCGACCTTCCTGTTTGCCCATGGCGCCGGCGCTGGCATGGATCACGAGTTCATGGCTGAGATTGCCAACGGCCTTGCCCTGAAAGGGATCCGGGTGGTGCGGTTTGATTTCCCCTATATGGTCAAGCGCCGTGAAGACGGTAAGAAACGGCCGCCAGACAGGCAGCCCAAGCTACTGCTGGACTTCCAGCGCCACATCGACGCATTTGCCCATGAGGGCAACCTGGTGATCGGCGGCAAATCCATGGGCGGTCGCATGGCCAGTCTGATCGTTACGGGTGTTGCTGATGAATCACCGGATGTGGCTAACTGCCAGGACAAAGTGAAAGGCGTGGCCTGCCTGGGCTTCCCTTTCCACCCGCCGGGCAAGCCAGAGAATTTCCGCGGCGAGCATCTGCAGGCGATGGCTCTGCCGACGCTGATCCTGCAGGGCGAGCGCGATACGTTCGGTACCCGCAGCGAAGTCGAAGGCTGGCACTATGCGCCGAGTGTGGAGGTGGCGTTCCTGCCAGACGGCGATCATAGCTTCAAGCCCCGCAAGGCATCGGGCCATACCGAGCCAGGCAACCGCCAGCTGGCGGTGAAAGCGCTGGCGGCATTTATCAACGCGTGTACGGCCAAGGAGTAA
- a CDS encoding hypothetical protein (COG2166) produces MTLPSHPFGTEITCEAIIELMGQANGWEDRYRNVIQLGKKLPAMPEELKQDQLKVSGCESQVWLVHQQREDGTFHFVADSDARIVRGLITLVLAAFEGKNAQQIEAFDIDGYFEQLNLLAHLSPSRGNGLKAIVEQIKALAEG; encoded by the coding sequence ATGACGCTGCCAAGCCACCCTTTTGGGACCGAGATTACCTGTGAGGCGATCATAGAGTTGATGGGCCAAGCCAACGGCTGGGAGGACCGCTACCGCAACGTGATCCAGCTGGGCAAGAAGCTGCCAGCGATGCCGGAAGAGTTAAAGCAAGACCAGCTCAAGGTCAGTGGCTGTGAAAGCCAGGTCTGGCTCGTCCACCAGCAGCGGGAAGACGGGACTTTCCATTTCGTGGCCGACTCGGATGCGCGTATCGTCCGCGGCCTGATCACTCTGGTGCTGGCCGCCTTCGAAGGCAAGAATGCCCAGCAAATCGAAGCCTTCGATATCGACGGCTATTTCGAGCAGCTCAACCTTCTCGCCCACCTCAGTCCCTCCCGCGGCAACGGGCTCAAGGCGATAGTGGAGCAGATCAAGGCATTGGCAGAGGGTTAA
- a CDS encoding hypothetical protein (COG2199), which translates to MKSRRELTILKRLISRLSVACRGLDTELDDKLAMLRQDLEQQKDISQLIPRIAVVERLANRMGENQPKEREMLDKQFQRSSEILRRFPGLPAQLKRDLHQLLAQPTTSLSGSFSQVLGLISLYERALKLVATKGLQNSPAAIQQDLQMKLTTELQNLITELDFDGEAGDKLLTIRNQLLKGVAPSALLEIALEVLRLVMDGTHQERHTSQQFLDTVNGELGTLSKTTQQSAEQSHTIYEHRGEMTNELAEIAQSIRTGLQTHKQLDSWRPELTHLTKELLVLAERNKALEKREKALLEQLSYNKSKIEHLYEQTQDYRQQLSDQEQRIFLDNLTKVYNRTALNERLEHEYRRWLRYQHPLCVTLVDIDNFRSFNKHYGHQAGDKILKIIARTIRKQLEPTDFIGRFGDDAFMLILPDVGEEQRNQRLAAIRQAIAQLPFRFRDSNLTITVSMGATLFESNDTPANIIERTDKALSGARNAGSNRIFWIF; encoded by the coding sequence TTGAAGTCAAGGCGTGAGCTTACGATCCTAAAACGCCTGATCAGCCGTCTATCTGTTGCCTGCCGGGGGCTAGACACCGAGCTCGATGATAAACTCGCCATGCTGCGCCAAGATCTGGAACAGCAAAAAGACATCAGCCAGCTGATCCCTCGTATCGCGGTGGTTGAACGGCTCGCCAACCGGATGGGAGAAAACCAGCCCAAAGAGCGTGAGATGCTGGACAAACAGTTCCAGCGCAGCAGTGAGATCCTGCGCCGCTTCCCTGGCCTGCCAGCCCAGCTCAAGCGCGATCTTCATCAACTTCTTGCCCAGCCAACAACCTCGCTTTCGGGGTCATTCAGCCAGGTCCTCGGTCTGATATCACTGTACGAGCGCGCCTTGAAACTGGTGGCGACCAAAGGGCTGCAAAACAGCCCTGCCGCCATCCAGCAAGATCTGCAGATGAAGCTGACCACCGAGTTGCAAAATTTGATCACCGAGCTCGACTTCGACGGCGAAGCCGGAGACAAGCTGCTGACGATCCGTAACCAATTGCTAAAAGGCGTTGCACCCTCCGCATTGCTGGAAATCGCCCTTGAGGTTCTGCGGCTGGTAATGGATGGAACTCACCAGGAGCGCCATACCTCACAGCAGTTTCTCGATACGGTCAACGGTGAGCTCGGCACCCTGAGCAAGACCACCCAGCAAAGTGCCGAGCAAAGCCATACCATCTATGAGCACCGCGGCGAAATGACCAACGAGCTGGCCGAGATCGCCCAGTCAATAAGAACAGGTTTGCAAACCCACAAACAACTCGATAGCTGGCGTCCAGAGCTGACCCATTTGACCAAGGAGCTCCTAGTGCTCGCCGAGCGCAACAAAGCGCTAGAGAAAAGGGAAAAAGCCTTGCTGGAGCAACTCAGCTACAACAAGTCAAAAATCGAGCACCTCTACGAGCAGACCCAGGACTACCGCCAGCAACTGAGTGATCAAGAGCAGCGTATTTTCCTCGATAACCTGACCAAGGTCTACAACCGCACGGCACTCAATGAACGTCTCGAGCACGAGTACCGCCGCTGGCTGCGCTACCAGCACCCGCTATGCGTAACACTGGTCGACATCGACAACTTCCGCTCGTTCAATAAGCACTATGGCCATCAGGCCGGTGATAAAATCCTCAAAATTATCGCCCGTACCATTCGTAAGCAGCTCGAGCCGACCGACTTTATCGGCCGCTTCGGCGATGATGCGTTCATGCTGATTTTGCCCGATGTGGGTGAGGAGCAACGCAACCAGCGCCTGGCAGCAATCCGCCAGGCCATCGCCCAGCTGCCGTTTCGCTTCCGTGACAGTAACCTCACTATCACCGTCTCGATGGGGGCAACCCTGTTTGAGAGTAACGATACCCCAGCCAATATCATCGAGCGGACTGACAAGGCCCTCTCCGGTGCCCGCAACGCCGGCAGCAACCGGATTTTCTGGATTTTCTGA
- a CDS encoding putative aminotransferase, class V (COG0520): protein MTAQFDIQRLRQQFPALAQECNGQPLVYLDSAATTQKPLEVIETIRQYYSGHNANVHRGSHTLTASATAQFEQARETVQHFINAADSKEIIWTRGATEALNLIAQTYARNNLQPGDEILVSELEHHANIVPWQIVAEQTGAKVVKIPMRSDCTLDMETFAQRLTGKTKIVAVAHVTNVTGTRNPVETIIQAAHRAGAIVVVDGAQAVAHEHIDVQALDADFYVFSGHKIFAPAGIGVLYGKRALLEAMPPWHGGGKMVEKVSFEGTTFSALPGKFEAGTPNVAGSLAMAAAINWLQGIDREGAEHHIQALRQRAIEGIKDIEDLRIIGLQPEASLFSFVVDGVHHQDIATLLDQQGVALRAGHHCAHPMMDALGVSGTLRVSIALYNTQQDIDQFVAALHKACSLL, encoded by the coding sequence ATGACTGCCCAATTTGATATCCAGCGTCTTCGCCAGCAATTTCCTGCTCTGGCCCAAGAATGCAACGGCCAGCCACTGGTCTATCTCGACAGTGCCGCCACAACCCAAAAACCGCTAGAGGTCATTGAAACAATCCGGCAGTACTACAGTGGCCACAATGCCAATGTCCACCGCGGCAGCCATACCCTAACCGCGTCCGCTACGGCACAGTTCGAGCAGGCAAGAGAGACCGTTCAGCACTTCATCAACGCCGCCGACAGCAAGGAAATAATCTGGACCCGGGGCGCGACCGAAGCCCTCAATCTAATCGCCCAGACCTACGCCCGCAATAACCTGCAGCCAGGGGATGAGATATTGGTCAGCGAGCTCGAGCACCACGCCAATATTGTTCCCTGGCAAATCGTTGCCGAGCAGACCGGGGCCAAAGTGGTCAAAATTCCAATGCGCAGCGACTGCACGCTGGATATGGAGACATTCGCCCAGCGCTTGACGGGGAAAACCAAGATTGTGGCTGTCGCCCATGTCACCAATGTGACCGGGACCCGCAATCCGGTCGAGACCATTATCCAGGCTGCCCACCGCGCCGGCGCGATCGTCGTGGTTGATGGGGCCCAGGCTGTCGCCCATGAGCACATCGACGTACAAGCGCTCGATGCGGATTTCTATGTCTTCTCTGGCCACAAGATCTTTGCCCCGGCGGGGATCGGCGTGTTGTATGGCAAGCGGGCACTGCTTGAGGCCATGCCGCCATGGCACGGCGGCGGTAAGATGGTGGAGAAAGTGAGCTTTGAGGGCACCACCTTTTCCGCCCTGCCGGGCAAATTCGAAGCCGGCACCCCGAATGTCGCCGGCAGCCTGGCCATGGCCGCGGCCATCAACTGGCTGCAGGGGATAGACCGGGAAGGTGCCGAGCATCACATCCAGGCCCTCCGCCAGCGCGCTATCGAAGGGATCAAGGACATCGAGGATTTGCGCATTATCGGCCTGCAGCCTGAAGCGAGCCTGTTTTCCTTCGTGGTGGATGGCGTCCATCACCAGGACATTGCCACCTTGCTCGACCAACAGGGTGTCGCCCTTCGTGCCGGGCATCACTGCGCCCACCCGATGATGGATGCGCTCGGTGTCAGCGGCACCCTGCGGGTATCTATTGCGCTGTACAATACCCAACAAGATATAGACCAATTTGTTGCCGCGCTGCACAAAGCCTGCAGCCTGCTTTAG
- a CDS encoding putative HesA/MoeB/ThiF family protein (COG1179), which produces MRELDTPASDNYNQRFGGTRRLYGNSEVEIFRAAHVCVIGIGGVGSWAAEALARSGIGELTLIDMDDVCVTNINRQIHAMSGTVGQSKIEVMAERIKLINPECKVNLIDDFITPENVAQYIDGRYDYVLDAIDSMKPKAALLAYCKSNKLKVITTGGAGGQIDPTQIQIADLTKTIQDPLAKKLRDTLRRHHNFPKNPKRKFGIDCVFSTEQLKYPQADGSVCGVKSTAEGPKRMDCASGFGAATMVTATFGFVAVSRILQKLVDKHLPK; this is translated from the coding sequence ATGCGAGAACTAGATACCCCAGCATCAGACAATTACAACCAGCGTTTCGGCGGGACCCGCCGCCTGTATGGTAACAGCGAAGTGGAAATCTTCCGTGCCGCGCATGTGTGCGTAATTGGTATTGGCGGTGTGGGCTCATGGGCTGCAGAGGCACTGGCGCGTTCAGGGATTGGGGAGTTGACCCTGATTGATATGGATGATGTCTGTGTCACCAATATCAACCGTCAGATCCATGCGATGTCAGGCACGGTTGGGCAAAGCAAGATCGAGGTCATGGCCGAGCGTATCAAGCTGATCAACCCTGAGTGCAAGGTCAACCTGATCGATGACTTTATTACCCCGGAGAATGTGGCGCAGTACATCGACGGACGCTACGACTATGTGTTGGATGCGATCGATAGCATGAAGCCGAAAGCGGCATTGCTGGCCTACTGCAAAAGCAACAAGCTGAAAGTGATCACCACCGGTGGCGCGGGCGGTCAGATCGATCCGACCCAGATCCAGATCGCGGACTTGACCAAGACCATCCAGGATCCGCTGGCGAAGAAGCTGCGCGATACCCTGCGTCGTCACCACAACTTCCCGAAAAACCCGAAGCGCAAGTTCGGTATTGATTGCGTCTTTTCCACCGAGCAGTTGAAGTACCCACAGGCTGACGGTTCGGTGTGTGGCGTGAAGTCGACGGCAGAAGGGCCGAAGCGAATGGATTGTGCCAGCGGCTTCGGGGCGGCGACCATGGTAACGGCGACCTTCGGCTTTGTTGCGGTATCACGTATTCTGCAGAAGCTGGTGGACAAGCACCTGCCGAAATAA
- a CDS encoding murein transglycosylase A (COG2821) — MFRKATIALLIMGLVGCAKPTDRGQQYLDGEFDQVLNQVEVVASDKPKDFSRFSAQMEKVIERSPSMAGTYQALYRQVENWVANGGELSELGNYGIEVAQMGGGDGHGNVMFTGYFSPVIELRHQPDEVYRYPVYGMPECDGQCPSRAEIYAGALEGKGLELGYSASMLDLFMMEVQGSGFVHFDDNDELQYFAYRGKNGHRYVSIGRILIERGEVPREKMSLKAIDEWVNQQDEETVRELLEQNPSYVFFKPQDNLDVMGTAGIPLQAYASVAADRDYLPMGSVLLAEVPQLDEAGKWNGQHVLKLLMALDTGGAVKKNHLDLYHGMGAQAGVDAGHYKHFGRVWKLGLQGSKTEQPWLTQ; from the coding sequence GTGTTTCGAAAAGCAACGATTGCTCTGTTAATTATGGGTTTGGTGGGATGCGCCAAGCCAACTGATCGTGGTCAGCAATACCTGGACGGGGAATTTGATCAGGTACTCAACCAGGTTGAGGTTGTGGCGTCGGATAAGCCGAAAGACTTTAGCCGCTTTTCGGCGCAGATGGAGAAAGTGATTGAGCGCTCTCCGTCGATGGCGGGAACGTATCAGGCACTTTACCGCCAGGTAGAGAACTGGGTCGCAAATGGCGGCGAGCTGTCCGAGCTTGGCAACTACGGTATTGAAGTTGCCCAGATGGGCGGCGGCGACGGTCATGGCAACGTCATGTTTACCGGCTATTTCTCTCCGGTGATCGAGTTGCGCCATCAGCCGGATGAGGTCTACCGCTACCCGGTGTACGGCATGCCTGAGTGCGATGGCCAATGCCCGAGCCGGGCCGAAATCTATGCCGGGGCCCTTGAAGGCAAAGGGCTGGAGCTGGGCTACAGTGCCTCGATGCTTGATCTGTTCATGATGGAAGTGCAGGGCAGTGGCTTTGTCCACTTCGATGATAACGACGAGCTGCAATATTTCGCCTACAGGGGCAAGAACGGCCACCGCTACGTCAGTATTGGCCGTATCCTCATCGAACGTGGCGAAGTGCCGCGTGAGAAGATGTCGCTTAAGGCGATTGATGAGTGGGTAAACCAGCAGGACGAGGAGACGGTGCGCGAGCTGCTGGAGCAGAACCCGTCATATGTGTTCTTCAAGCCGCAGGACAACCTGGATGTGATGGGAACGGCGGGTATTCCGCTGCAGGCCTATGCGTCGGTTGCGGCCGACCGTGATTACCTGCCGATGGGCAGTGTGTTACTGGCAGAGGTTCCCCAGCTTGACGAGGCCGGAAAGTGGAATGGCCAGCATGTGCTTAAATTACTAATGGCACTGGATACCGGCGGTGCGGTGAAGAAAAACCATCTTGACTTGTACCATGGCATGGGTGCCCAGGCCGGCGTGGACGCCGGCCATTACAAGCACTTTGGCCGAGTGTGGAAGCTGGGCCTCCAGGGCTCGAAAACCGAGCAGCCTTGGCTGACCCAGTAA
- a CDS encoding DNA-binding transcriptional activator GcvA (COG0583) codes for MSRRLPPLNSLKVFEAAARNLSFTRAAEELFVTQAAVSHQIKALEEFLGLKLFRRRNRSLLLTEEGQSYFLDIKDIFSAISDATDKVLERGAKGALTISLPPSFAIQWLVPRLADFNEQHPDIDVRIKAVDLDEGSLTEDVDVAIYYGRGNWPGLRADKLYQEFLLPVCSPMLLNGTKPLRTLADLKNHTLLHDTSRKEWKNYVRHHGIEGTNVNQGPIFSHSTMVLQAAAHGQGIALGNNVLAQPELEAGRLVCPFDEVLMSKNAFFLVCQERQAETGRIQVFRDWVLAKAAREQEDMPDVEDEL; via the coding sequence ATGTCTAGACGTCTCCCTCCACTCAATTCATTGAAAGTCTTTGAAGCGGCGGCCAGAAACCTCAGTTTTACCCGTGCAGCGGAAGAGCTATTTGTCACACAAGCTGCTGTAAGCCACCAGATTAAAGCGCTCGAGGAATTTTTGGGGCTCAAATTATTTCGTCGTCGTAATCGCTCTTTATTGCTAACTGAAGAGGGCCAGAGCTACTTTCTCGATATAAAAGACATCTTTTCTGCAATCTCAGATGCCACAGATAAGGTCTTGGAACGCGGCGCGAAAGGGGCATTAACCATTAGTTTACCTCCTAGTTTTGCTATCCAGTGGTTGGTTCCCCGCTTGGCAGATTTCAATGAGCAGCATCCGGATATTGACGTCCGGATCAAGGCGGTGGATCTGGACGAGGGCTCGTTGACCGAAGATGTCGATGTTGCTATCTATTACGGCCGGGGGAACTGGCCTGGGCTGCGGGCCGATAAGCTGTACCAGGAGTTCTTGCTGCCGGTCTGTTCACCGATGCTCCTCAACGGCACCAAGCCGCTGCGGACGTTGGCGGATCTGAAAAACCATACCCTGCTGCATGATACCTCGCGCAAGGAATGGAAAAACTATGTTCGCCACCACGGCATCGAAGGCACCAACGTCAACCAGGGGCCTATTTTCAGCCACTCGACCATGGTGCTGCAGGCGGCGGCACATGGCCAGGGCATCGCGCTGGGCAACAACGTACTGGCACAGCCTGAGCTGGAGGCCGGTCGCCTGGTCTGCCCATTCGATGAAGTGCTGATGAGCAAGAATGCCTTCTTCCTGGTTTGCCAGGAGCGTCAGGCTGAAACCGGCCGGATCCAGGTCTTCCGCGACTGGGTGCTGGCCAAGGCTGCCCGCGAGCAGGAAGATATGCCGGACGTGGAAGACGAGCTGTAG
- a CDS encoding putative RNA 2'-O-ribose methyltransferase (COG2933) — MNQVLLYCRPGFEKECAGEVQDKANALELYGFPRAKNNTGYVLFEFYQPGDADKFIQQQPFSELIFARQMVAVMPMLEDLPQEDRISPIMEMVADFPRCGDLRVETPDTNEAKELLKFCRKFTVPLRQALRKSGAMYAKDNPKKPVLHLCFIAPGCCFVGYSYTTNNSPFFMGIPRLKFPSDAPSRSTLKLEEAFHVFIPRDEWDERLAAGMWGVDLGACPGGWTYQLVKRSMFVHAIDNGQMAQSLMDTGQVKHHMVDGFKFEPPRKNVTWIVCDMVEKPARVAHLMGDWLIKGWAKEAIFNLKLPMKGRYDEVLQDIENLKVYLIQNGVKFKLQAKHLYHDREEITVHIQRLDNRSPH, encoded by the coding sequence GTGAATCAAGTTCTGTTGTACTGCCGTCCCGGCTTTGAGAAAGAATGTGCCGGTGAAGTTCAAGACAAAGCAAATGCACTGGAGTTGTATGGCTTTCCCCGGGCGAAAAACAATACCGGCTATGTGTTGTTTGAATTTTACCAGCCGGGTGATGCGGACAAGTTTATCCAGCAGCAGCCGTTTTCCGAGCTGATCTTTGCTCGCCAGATGGTTGCGGTGATGCCGATGCTTGAAGATCTGCCGCAGGAAGATCGCATCTCGCCGATTATGGAAATGGTGGCGGACTTCCCTCGCTGTGGGGATCTGCGGGTTGAAACGCCAGATACCAACGAAGCCAAAGAACTGCTGAAATTCTGCCGCAAGTTTACCGTGCCGCTACGTCAGGCGCTGCGTAAGTCTGGTGCGATGTATGCCAAGGACAACCCGAAAAAGCCAGTGCTTCACCTGTGTTTCATCGCGCCGGGCTGCTGCTTTGTCGGTTATTCCTACACGACCAATAACTCGCCGTTCTTCATGGGGATCCCTCGTCTTAAGTTCCCGTCGGATGCGCCGAGCCGCTCAACTCTGAAGCTGGAAGAAGCGTTTCATGTCTTTATTCCGCGTGATGAGTGGGATGAGCGTCTGGCTGCCGGTATGTGGGGAGTCGATTTGGGTGCTTGTCCAGGCGGTTGGACCTACCAGCTGGTCAAGCGCTCGATGTTTGTCCATGCCATTGACAACGGCCAGATGGCACAGAGCCTGATGGACACCGGGCAGGTCAAGCACCACATGGTCGATGGCTTCAAGTTCGAGCCACCGCGCAAAAACGTCACCTGGATTGTGTGCGATATGGTCGAAAAGCCGGCCCGTGTGGCGCACCTGATGGGTGACTGGCTGATCAAGGGCTGGGCAAAAGAAGCGATCTTCAACCTCAAGCTACCGATGAAAGGCCGCTATGACGAGGTACTGCAGGATATCGAAAACCTCAAGGTCTACCTGATCCAGAACGGGGTGAAATTCAAGCTGCAGGCCAAGCACCTGTACCATGACCGTGAGGAAATCACGGTACATATCCAGCGTCTGGATAACCGCTCGCCGCATTGA
- a CDS encoding hypothetical protein (COG1611), translating to MITHISPVGAMDLLSQHEVDLLKATASSDIYRLYRNCSLAVLNSGSHSDNSKELLERHKSFDVNVMRRERGIKLELMNPPEHAFVDGRIIRGIQEHMFAVLRDIVYVNMHVQQRKDINLTSSPHITNFVFSVLRNAQTVRSGEDPNIVVCWGGHSINPVEYQYTREVGNELGLRELNICTGCGPGAMEGPMKGAAIGHAKQRFPNSRFIGLTEPSIIAAEPPNPIVNELVILPDIEKRLEAFVRVGHGIIIFPGGAGTAEELLYILGILMEPKNADQPMPVVLTGPKESEPYFRTLDSFIRDTLGEAATQHYQIIIDDPEQVARVMKSAMPLIKEHRLATGDAYSYNWSLEIPPEFQLPFEPTHESMASLDLHMSQRPEHLAANLRRAFSGIVAGNVKEEGIREIERKGRFKINGDIALMKRMDKLLTQFVEQQRMKLPGTRYEPCYEIITALPPIAK from the coding sequence ATGATCACTCATATCAGTCCGGTAGGTGCGATGGACCTACTATCCCAGCATGAAGTCGACTTGCTCAAAGCAACGGCCTCCAGTGATATCTACCGCCTGTACCGTAACTGCTCGCTGGCGGTACTCAACTCCGGTAGCCACTCCGACAACTCAAAGGAACTACTGGAAAGGCATAAAAGCTTCGATGTCAATGTGATGCGGCGCGAGCGCGGGATCAAGCTCGAACTGATGAACCCGCCGGAGCATGCCTTTGTCGATGGCCGGATCATCCGCGGGATCCAGGAGCATATGTTCGCCGTGCTGCGAGATATCGTATACGTCAACATGCATGTCCAGCAGCGCAAGGACATCAACCTCACCAGTTCGCCGCACATCACCAACTTTGTCTTCAGCGTCCTGCGCAACGCCCAAACCGTGCGTTCCGGGGAAGATCCTAACATTGTCGTATGCTGGGGCGGCCACTCCATCAACCCGGTCGAGTACCAGTATACCCGCGAGGTCGGCAACGAGCTGGGGCTGCGCGAACTCAACATCTGTACCGGATGTGGCCCCGGGGCCATGGAGGGACCAATGAAAGGGGCAGCCATCGGCCATGCCAAGCAGCGCTTCCCCAACAGCCGCTTCATTGGCCTGACCGAACCATCCATTATCGCTGCCGAGCCCCCCAACCCGATCGTCAACGAGCTGGTCATCTTGCCGGATATCGAGAAACGCCTGGAAGCCTTCGTCCGGGTCGGCCATGGCATTATCATCTTCCCCGGCGGTGCCGGAACGGCCGAGGAACTGCTCTATATCCTCGGTATATTGATGGAGCCAAAAAATGCCGACCAGCCGATGCCGGTCGTCCTCACCGGGCCCAAAGAATCCGAACCCTATTTCCGCACGCTGGACAGCTTCATCCGCGACACCCTGGGAGAAGCGGCAACCCAGCATTACCAGATCATCATCGATGATCCCGAGCAAGTCGCACGGGTGATGAAATCGGCCATGCCGCTGATCAAAGAGCACCGCCTGGCAACCGGCGATGCCTACAGCTATAACTGGTCACTGGAGATCCCGCCGGAATTCCAGCTGCCGTTCGAGCCAACCCATGAGTCGATGGCCAGCCTCGACTTGCACATGTCCCAGCGCCCAGAGCACCTGGCCGCCAACCTGCGCCGAGCTTTCTCGGGCATCGTGGCCGGCAACGTCAAGGAGGAAGGGATCCGTGAAATCGAGCGCAAGGGGCGCTTTAAAATTAACGGCGATATCGCCCTGATGAAACGGATGGACAAGCTGCTCACCCAGTTTGTCGAGCAGCAGCGGATGAAGCTGCCGGGCACCCGTTACGAGCCCTGCTACGAAATCATCACGGCTTTGCCACCGATAGCGAAATAA
- a CDS encoding exonuclease IX (COG0258), which translates to MSSIHLVIIDALNLIRRVHAAQHGEPDVHNTAKVCCQALGKIISSSQPTHIVAVFDHHGEDRGWRADLLPHYKEGRKPMPEELMTGMEIIQDAFMDMGIDSLLSDGDEADDLVATLALKVASRGQQVTIISTDKGYCQLLQPTLRIRDYFQQRWLDSPFVEKEFGVKPEQLPDYWGLAGISSSKIPGVTGIGPKAAVELLSLYPNLEAILAADDLPAKWQKKIDACRSEAIASKQVASLKTDLVLGFNLQDIRYTAGS; encoded by the coding sequence ATGTCGTCTATCCACCTTGTCATTATTGATGCCCTCAATCTGATCCGTCGCGTCCATGCTGCCCAGCACGGTGAGCCCGATGTCCACAACACGGCCAAGGTGTGCTGTCAGGCCCTGGGTAAAATCATCAGCAGCAGCCAACCGACCCACATTGTCGCGGTGTTTGATCACCACGGCGAAGACCGTGGCTGGCGGGCTGATTTGCTGCCGCACTACAAGGAGGGCCGCAAGCCAATGCCAGAAGAGCTCATGACGGGGATGGAAATCATCCAAGACGCCTTCATGGACATGGGGATCGACTCGCTGCTATCCGACGGCGACGAGGCCGATGATCTGGTGGCGACCCTGGCACTGAAAGTTGCCTCCCGCGGCCAGCAAGTGACGATCATCTCCACCGACAAGGGCTATTGCCAACTGCTCCAGCCGACCTTGCGGATCCGCGATTACTTCCAACAGCGCTGGCTTGATAGCCCGTTTGTCGAGAAGGAGTTCGGCGTCAAGCCCGAGCAACTGCCAGACTACTGGGGACTGGCCGGGATCAGCTCGAGCAAGATCCCCGGCGTTACCGGGATCGGCCCTAAGGCCGCAGTCGAACTGCTTAGCCTCTACCCGAATCTCGAAGCTATTCTGGCGGCAGACGACCTACCAGCCAAATGGCAGAAGAAAATCGACGCCTGCCGCAGCGAGGCCATTGCCTCCAAGCAGGTTGCATCTCTGAAAACCGACTTGGTACTAGGGTTCAATTTGCAGGATATACGTTATACGGCGGGGAGTTAG